A single genomic interval of Arthrobacter methylotrophus harbors:
- a CDS encoding TIGR03089 family protein, protein MSTPAMNLMAALRSGHATSPRLTWYGPDSERVELSGRVLDNWVAKTSNLLQDEFDAEPGMSLRLDLPAHWKSLVWALAGWQLGMELVLDGGSADLLVTDTPDVGAGADFDAVVAVPLAALAMRWPGELPAGVVDYAAEVRSHGDVFMAHAEPDAALPALRRPEAEHPHSELLDGFAREHEAGVRLLVRAVDGLESALADALGAWNSDGSVVLVHPDVDITQHLLDNERVSGA, encoded by the coding sequence ATGAGCACCCCCGCGATGAACTTGATGGCAGCCTTGCGTTCCGGACACGCCACGTCACCCCGCCTGACCTGGTATGGGCCTGATTCCGAACGCGTGGAGCTCTCAGGCCGGGTACTGGACAATTGGGTGGCCAAGACCAGCAACCTGCTCCAGGACGAGTTCGATGCCGAGCCCGGCATGAGCCTCCGCCTGGACCTACCGGCCCATTGGAAGTCCCTGGTGTGGGCACTGGCCGGTTGGCAACTCGGCATGGAATTGGTGCTCGACGGCGGCAGTGCGGATCTGCTTGTCACGGACACCCCCGACGTCGGTGCTGGCGCCGACTTTGATGCGGTCGTCGCCGTGCCGCTCGCGGCACTGGCAATGCGCTGGCCCGGGGAACTGCCGGCCGGCGTCGTCGATTACGCGGCAGAAGTCCGATCGCATGGCGATGTGTTCATGGCCCACGCCGAGCCGGACGCCGCACTGCCGGCACTGCGCCGCCCCGAAGCCGAACATCCGCACAGTGAACTGCTGGACGGTTTCGCCAGGGAACATGAGGCAGGCGTCCGACTGCTGGTCCGCGCAGTGGACGGCTTGGAATCAGCCCTCGCCGACGCGCTGGGCGCATGGAACAGCGACGGTTCAGTGGTCCTGGTTCATCCGGACGTTGACATCACCCAGCACCTGCTGGACAACGAGCGCGTCAGCGGCGCTTGA
- a CDS encoding GtrA family protein has translation MINTLADRIRGLASLFWREVAKFGAVGGVAFVIDNGLTYYLMHGVMSDSEAKARFVGATVATVFSWIANRFWTFRHRRQDNVVREFVMFIVINGIGIGISTGFTAIAKYGMNIQDKDILFSAGVVGILVATVVRFFAYRFLVFNKELDEEPAFSHDHELIEAHRRAEAQTEAGSGEGEDAVKRR, from the coding sequence ATGATCAACACACTTGCAGATCGCATCCGCGGACTTGCCTCGCTCTTTTGGCGCGAAGTAGCCAAGTTTGGCGCTGTCGGCGGTGTTGCGTTCGTCATAGATAACGGCCTGACCTACTATCTCATGCACGGTGTGATGTCGGACAGCGAGGCCAAGGCCCGGTTCGTCGGAGCCACCGTGGCCACCGTGTTCTCCTGGATCGCAAACCGCTTTTGGACCTTCCGTCACCGCCGCCAGGACAATGTGGTGCGCGAGTTTGTGATGTTCATCGTGATCAACGGCATTGGAATCGGCATTTCGACCGGTTTTACCGCCATCGCAAAGTACGGCATGAACATCCAAGACAAGGACATCCTCTTCTCGGCGGGTGTGGTCGGCATCCTTGTGGCCACCGTTGTGCGCTTCTTCGCTTACCGATTCCTGGTGTTCAACAAGGAACTGGACGAAGAGCCGGCCTTCTCGCATGACCACGAGCTCATCGAAGCCCACCGCAGGGCCGAGGCCCAAACAGAGGCTGGCTCCGGTGAAGGCGAGGACGCGGTCAAGCGCCGCTGA
- a CDS encoding 5-(carboxyamino)imidazole ribonucleotide synthase, whose product MNFPVIGVVGGGQLARMMAPAATALGFELRVLAEGEDVSAVPAVATAPVGDYKDLAALLTFSEGLDVMTFDHEHVPTEHLRALIEAGVNVQPGPDALVHAQDKLVMRAAIDRLGLPNPVWAAVHGVEDLIAFGEQTGWPIVLKTPRGGYDGKGVRIIYSAEDARSTADWFETMSPLLAEEKVDFSRELSALVARTPSGESRAWPVVHTVQVNGVCDEVIAPAQDIHVEVAAAAEEAALRIAGELGVTGVMAAELFETPGVGVGFLVNELAMRPHNTGHWTQDGSVTSQFEQHLRAVLNLPLGATDALGAVAVMKNFLGGANQDLYSAYPQALAYEPAAKVHCYGKSVRVGRKIGHVNLVGASAADVDTLRRRATVVADIIRDGRIPAETSAEETA is encoded by the coding sequence GTGAATTTTCCTGTAATTGGCGTAGTGGGCGGCGGCCAGCTCGCACGAATGATGGCACCAGCCGCAACCGCCCTTGGTTTTGAACTCCGAGTCCTCGCTGAAGGCGAGGACGTTTCTGCGGTCCCGGCCGTGGCAACGGCTCCCGTTGGCGACTATAAGGATTTGGCGGCCCTGCTCACGTTCTCCGAAGGCTTGGACGTCATGACGTTCGACCACGAACACGTTCCCACGGAGCACCTTCGGGCCCTGATTGAGGCGGGCGTGAACGTCCAGCCCGGACCCGATGCCCTCGTGCACGCACAGGACAAACTCGTGATGCGCGCCGCGATTGATCGCTTGGGGCTTCCGAACCCGGTATGGGCTGCGGTCCACGGCGTGGAGGACCTTATCGCTTTTGGCGAGCAGACCGGCTGGCCGATCGTCTTGAAGACCCCCCGTGGGGGCTATGACGGCAAGGGCGTGCGGATCATTTATTCCGCGGAGGACGCCCGGAGCACTGCGGACTGGTTCGAAACCATGAGTCCGCTGTTGGCCGAAGAGAAGGTCGACTTCAGCCGCGAACTGTCCGCGCTCGTGGCGAGGACGCCCAGTGGCGAATCCCGCGCCTGGCCGGTTGTCCACACCGTCCAGGTGAACGGCGTCTGCGACGAAGTGATTGCGCCGGCCCAGGACATCCACGTGGAGGTCGCCGCCGCGGCCGAAGAGGCGGCGCTGCGCATCGCGGGCGAGCTCGGAGTCACCGGTGTCATGGCGGCAGAGCTCTTCGAAACGCCCGGAGTCGGGGTCGGCTTCCTAGTCAACGAACTGGCCATGCGGCCGCACAACACCGGCCACTGGACGCAGGACGGCTCGGTCACCAGCCAGTTTGAACAACACCTGCGCGCCGTACTCAACCTGCCGCTCGGAGCCACCGACGCGCTGGGTGCTGTGGCGGTCATGAAGAACTTCCTCGGTGGCGCCAACCAGGACCTCTACAGCGCCTATCCCCAGGCCCTCGCTTACGAACCCGCCGCAAAGGTCCACTGCTACGGCAAGTCGGTGCGCGTCGGCCGGAAGATCGGCCACGTGAACCTCGTCGGCGCCTCCGCGGCAGACGTGGATACCCTCCGCCGCCGCGCCACCGTGGTGGCCGACATTATCCGTGACGGCCGTATCCCGGCCGAGACCAGCGCCGAGGAGACCGCATGA
- the purE gene encoding 5-(carboxyamino)imidazole ribonucleotide mutase, with protein MSEENTAPIVGLVMGSDSDWPVMEAAADALAEFGIPFEADVVSAHRMPTEMIRYGQGAHERGIRVIIAGAGGAAHLPGMLASVTPLPVIGVPVPLKTLDGMDSLLSIVQMPAGVPVATVSIGGARNAGLLAVRILASGTDEMAVRLRGDMLEFARQLNNTATEKGARLRDKVAEVFSSANVSARSTH; from the coding sequence ATGAGCGAAGAAAACACCGCCCCGATCGTAGGCCTTGTCATGGGATCCGACTCGGACTGGCCCGTCATGGAAGCCGCAGCGGACGCGCTGGCCGAATTCGGCATCCCTTTCGAGGCGGACGTCGTCTCCGCCCATCGCATGCCGACGGAGATGATCCGCTACGGCCAGGGGGCGCATGAACGCGGCATCCGCGTCATCATCGCCGGAGCGGGCGGAGCTGCCCATTTGCCGGGCATGCTTGCTTCAGTCACCCCGCTGCCTGTCATCGGTGTCCCTGTCCCCTTGAAGACCTTGGACGGCATGGACTCCTTGCTGTCCATCGTGCAGATGCCGGCCGGCGTTCCCGTAGCCACTGTGTCGATCGGCGGTGCCCGCAATGCAGGCCTCCTGGCCGTACGTATTCTTGCTTCCGGGACCGACGAGATGGCCGTCCGGCTCCGCGGCGATATGCTCGAATTCGCCCGGCAGCTCAACAACACCGCCACCGAAAAAGGGGCCAGGCTCCGCGACAAGGTCGCCGAAGTCTTCTCCTCGGCCAACGTCTCCGCCCGGAGCACCCACTAA
- the manA gene encoding mannose-6-phosphate isomerase, class I: MYQLENLLRPYAWGSTTAIAALLGRPASGGPEAELWIGAHPGSPSLATRPDGSSVALDALIGVDPAHFLGGSSLAEFGPRLPFLTKLLAADKPLSLQVHPGLQQAREGFAKENAAGLAADAPERNYRDDNHKPEMLFALTPFEALCGFRPATDSKRVFEHLASLMDLAAVDVPDIITGVIADLSDADEAAALKASFTRLITGGDSVSEATDQVVAVLTSGAPMGQYAAELSAVLRINAEFPGDPGVLISLLLNLVFLAPGESVYLPGGNVHAYLKGLGVEVMAASDNVLRGGLTPKHIDVPELLKTIEFAALGVPRIEPRTSRFGQDLYVPPFREFQLQRIELAPGAEPVPMAQAGPAVVVVVSGSVVLDSPKSELALARGGSAFIPAYEEPVMVHPVAGTTETSVAFAVTTGLGN; the protein is encoded by the coding sequence GTGTACCAGCTTGAGAACCTTCTGCGTCCCTATGCATGGGGATCGACGACGGCGATCGCCGCTCTGCTGGGAAGGCCCGCCTCGGGCGGCCCCGAGGCTGAGTTATGGATCGGAGCGCATCCGGGCTCGCCGTCTCTGGCCACCCGCCCGGACGGGTCCTCCGTTGCCCTGGACGCACTCATCGGCGTGGATCCCGCCCACTTCCTCGGTGGATCGAGCCTGGCCGAATTCGGTCCGCGCTTGCCGTTCCTTACGAAGCTCCTCGCCGCTGACAAGCCACTGTCCTTGCAAGTCCACCCCGGCTTGCAGCAAGCCCGGGAAGGCTTCGCGAAGGAAAATGCCGCAGGCTTGGCTGCGGACGCACCCGAGCGAAACTATCGCGACGACAACCACAAGCCCGAAATGCTCTTCGCGCTGACGCCGTTCGAAGCCCTGTGCGGCTTCCGTCCGGCCACCGACTCGAAGCGCGTCTTCGAGCACCTCGCAAGCCTCATGGACCTGGCCGCCGTGGACGTTCCGGACATCATCACCGGAGTCATTGCGGACTTGTCCGATGCCGATGAGGCCGCGGCACTCAAAGCCTCATTCACCCGCCTGATTACCGGCGGGGATTCCGTCTCCGAAGCCACGGATCAGGTGGTCGCCGTCCTGACGTCCGGCGCGCCGATGGGCCAGTACGCCGCGGAACTCTCCGCGGTCCTGCGCATCAACGCCGAGTTCCCCGGAGATCCCGGCGTCCTGATTTCATTGCTCCTGAATCTTGTCTTCCTGGCGCCAGGCGAATCCGTATACTTGCCGGGCGGGAACGTCCACGCTTACCTCAAAGGCCTTGGCGTGGAAGTGATGGCGGCCTCGGACAACGTGCTTCGCGGTGGTCTTACCCCCAAGCACATTGATGTTCCCGAGCTCCTGAAGACCATCGAATTCGCTGCCCTCGGCGTGCCCCGCATCGAGCCCAGGACCTCCAGGTTTGGCCAGGACCTGTATGTGCCGCCGTTCCGGGAGTTCCAGCTCCAGCGCATCGAGTTGGCTCCGGGCGCGGAACCGGTGCCGATGGCGCAGGCCGGTCCCGCCGTCGTCGTTGTCGTCTCAGGCTCCGTGGTGCTCGACTCGCCCAAGAGTGAACTCGCCTTGGCGCGCGGCGGGAGTGCGTTCATCCCGGCATACGAAGAACCCGTCATGGTGCACCCGGTTGCCGGGACAACAGAGACCAGCGTTGCATTTGCCGTCACGACAGGCTTGGGGAACTAA